The nucleotide sequence AAAACAACAATTGAAAATATGATGCAGCATTTTGCAGGTCGTCTTCTCGACCAGTTACGCATTGAGAACTCTCTCTGCGCACGCTGGAAAGACAACATGTAGGCCTTTTTGAAATAGTTAAGGCTTTTTTTGGGGATCATATGCGTAACGAATGAACTCATAAAAGGTATTATATCTAAACTAAAGGAGAGGGGGATTGATTTTAATTCGACTGATCGGTTGTAGACATAACAGCATTGTTACGCTGCTTGAAAAAAGATGCTGTGTATGTGGTTCAATAAAGAAAAAATGCCGTTTTATTTGAGATGATCTCTGTTGGTTTGGAACAATAATTTGTAATCAGAATAATTGTAAAAGGTGATAATTATGAACGACATGCGAGACCCTCAAGGTATAAGTTTTGAAGATGCTCCATCTTTTCCAATTCATCGTAAACTTGCCGCTGGTGCCTTTATGGGTCAGATTACCGATGGATATATTTTAGGTGTTGTTGGTATTGCGCTTAGCTATGCGACAGTCCCTCTTGGACTGACTAGCCTTTGGCTCGGTATTCTTGGAGCTGCGTCTTTGCTAGGAATTTTGTTTGGAAGTTTTATTACCGGTTCTCTAGCTGACCGTTTTGGCAGAAAGCCTTTTTTCGGCACAGTCATGTTTCTTGCTGTTTTATTGTCCCTTGCGCAGTTCGTTGTTACCGATCCGATGTTACTGGCTATTTTACGGTTTGCGCTTGGCATGTGTATCGGTGCAGATTACACCGTTGGCATCGCTTTGTTGAGCGAATGGACACCTGCTAAAAAACGTTCGGGTTTTCTTGCTTGGCTTCTTGTCTCTTGGACAGTCGGGTATGTTCTTGCTTACATAGTAGGCTTTTTCATGGACGGACTTGGTGATAATGGCTGGCGTTGGGTGCTCTGTACATCTGCTATTCCGGGAGCTATCACATTGTTTTTTCGTTTTGGTGTTCCTGAATCTCCTAGTTGGCTTGCAGGTAAAGGGCAGGTTGAGAAGGCGCTGGAAAACATTCACAAGCATCTTGGCCCGAATTATTGCCTACCGAAGATTGAAGAGGAGCCTCCGTCTGCATCCTGGTTCCGTCTGTTCAGTCCTGAATTACGTTACAATACAATAGTATCATGTGTCTTTTTTTGTTGTCAGGTGTTGCCGTTTTTCGCCATCAGTATTTTCCTTCCGCTTGTTCTTTCGAATATGCATATTGAAAATCCGTATGCGTCCGGTGTTATGTACAACGGCTTTACCATAGTCGGCGTATTGGTAGGTACTTGGCTTATCAATAGAATCTCCCGCAGAGCTTTCCTGTTGTGGACATTTTATGGTGCAGCCGTGATTTTGACGATTATGACAGTTTGGACGGATATGCCCGCTGTGCTTTCTTTGACCATGCTTGCAGCTTTCTCAACAGTGCTTGCTATCTCCATTGTTCTCGAATTTGCCTATCCGCCAGAGCTATTCCCTACGGAATTGCGTGCGTCCGGTATTGGCCTGACTATCGCAATGAGTCGTGTCGGCGCTGCCGGTGGTGCATTTTTGCTCCCTATCGTTAATGAACACTTCGGTATTTATGCAGCCCTTGGCGCGTGCATCGCGACGCTGGCTATAGGTGGCATAGTCTGTCAAGCATGGGCGCCTGAAACTTCTCCTCAGTTTGCTCCTAAAAAATTGAGAACTGCCCCTGTAATGGCTAATTTATAAATCTACCCTTAGACTCACCGTTCGTAACGGCCCCATCAACCATGGAACGTGAGCATAAACAAGTATGACGCCAGGCGTGCCCCGTCTGGCGTCATCATGTTTTTTTTAGATAAAATTCTACTTTTCAGAACAATTAATTCGGGGATTAACTACTTGGGCAACAGTAGGACACTCATTGACTCAAATTGATTTTTTAATCGAAAAGTATTTCAAATAATAAAACCGGCTAATCGCGATGCGATTAGCCGGTTTTATGACGTTTTTATAATTAAGGTTCTTACAATTCGAATGGTGTTAAACTTTCAAATCCGTTTTCAGTGATGACAATGGTTTGCTCGAACTGTGCAGAAAGTGAGCCGTCTTTTGTTATGGCGGTCCAGTCGTCATCGAGCACCGTAACTTCTTTATCGCCGAGGTTTATCATCGGTTCGATGGTAAAAGTCATGCCCGGAGTAAGAGGGACATTGCCCCAACGAGAGCGGAAGTGGGGGACGTTCGGAGCTTCATGGAAGTCGAGGCCGACGCCGTGGCCCATGTATTCACGCACCACCGAGCAGCCCTGTCCTTCGGCGTAGGTCTGGATTGCGGAAGAGATATCGTTGATGATTTTACCGGGTTTGGCTTGTTCGAGGCCTAGGCGCAGGCTCTCACGGGCCACGTTAACAATTTTGCGCGCATCCGGGGATGGTTCTCCCACGAAGAAAGTCTGGTTACAGTCGGCGTAGTAGCCATTGAGGATGGAGGTGATGTCTATGTTGACTATGTCGCCGTCCTTGAGGATATATTCGCCGGGAATTCCGTGGCAGATAACTTCGTTGGGAGAGATACAGACACTTTTGGGAAAGCCGTGGTAATTCAGCGGGGCGGGAATTGCACCGTTTTTGATGGTGAATTCGTGTACTGCCCGGTTGATTTCATCGGTTTGTATGCCTGGCTTAATCAAGTCCTTGACGGCTTCGAAAGTTTGCATGACCAGCTTGCCGCAACGACGTATGCCTTCGATCTGTTCTGGTGTTTTCAGACGGATATTGTAGCGTTTAAGGAAGGTCTCGGGTAAATTAAGGTTCGCCGCATTTGCCGTGCCCATGCAGCACTTCTTGTATTTTTTACCACTGCCACAGGGGCAGGGATCGTTCCTTCCGATTTTGGCGTTCATCAATGGTCTCCTGAATATATATTGTGGCGGATTTGTACCCGTCGGAAAGCGCTTATATTGGCAAAAAGAACGGCGATTGAAAAGCTTTATCATGAATAAAAGTACTGGATTATGTCTTAAAAAAATGACTCGGACTGGTAATTATGAATACTTTGAAAAGGAGGGCTTAAAATATTATGGATGTATCTCTATGAGGATCTGTATATTGTGGTGTTTGTTGTATTAATAATTCCATAAATTGGGCAATTTTTGGGTTGCCCAATTTATGGAAATTTAGTGTCAGTACGTAAGCTCAGTTCCGTTGGGGATAGAGGCAAGCTCTTCGATATCTTCAGTATCTTCA is from Maridesulfovibrio ferrireducens and encodes:
- the map gene encoding type I methionyl aminopeptidase, whose protein sequence is MNAKIGRNDPCPCGSGKKYKKCCMGTANAANLNLPETFLKRYNIRLKTPEQIEGIRRCGKLVMQTFEAVKDLIKPGIQTDEINRAVHEFTIKNGAIPAPLNYHGFPKSVCISPNEVICHGIPGEYILKDGDIVNIDITSILNGYYADCNQTFFVGEPSPDARKIVNVARESLRLGLEQAKPGKIINDISSAIQTYAEGQGCSVVREYMGHGVGLDFHEAPNVPHFRSRWGNVPLTPGMTFTIEPMINLGDKEVTVLDDDWTAITKDGSLSAQFEQTIVITENGFESLTPFEL
- a CDS encoding MFS transporter; this translates as MNDMRDPQGISFEDAPSFPIHRKLAAGAFMGQITDGYILGVVGIALSYATVPLGLTSLWLGILGAASLLGILFGSFITGSLADRFGRKPFFGTVMFLAVLLSLAQFVVTDPMLLAILRFALGMCIGADYTVGIALLSEWTPAKKRSGFLAWLLVSWTVGYVLAYIVGFFMDGLGDNGWRWVLCTSAIPGAITLFFRFGVPESPSWLAGKGQVEKALENIHKHLGPNYCLPKIEEEPPSASWFRLFSPELRYNTIVSCVFFCCQVLPFFAISIFLPLVLSNMHIENPYASGVMYNGFTIVGVLVGTWLINRISRRAFLLWTFYGAAVILTIMTVWTDMPAVLSLTMLAAFSTVLAISIVLEFAYPPELFPTELRASGIGLTIAMSRVGAAGGAFLLPIVNEHFGIYAALGACIATLAIGGIVCQAWAPETSPQFAPKKLRTAPVMANL